From the genome of Candidatus Nitrosocosmicus oleophilus, one region includes:
- a CDS encoding CAP domain-containing protein, with amino-acid sequence MSNILIILISLACITDFQEAFSINGTSSLKILQSYALSKINTDRLNVGLNPLSLSDNKAAQYHASEILQSEILSHWSKNGLKPYMLYSLHNGTGYVQQNIGQISYINTDDVMKGMTSHSFCTSDSRLYCEPLDPFDAIDKLENSMMFDDFLCCHDGHKNNILNKLHTNVSIGIAFNEYYFVLVQNFENNYLRYNLSNENDEYLLEAKMLDPKKNLQLSHISFYIDNLPNEREYEVNKNKLNYSMGDLGLIVSKPLEFYEQYVQPESYRIIEAENWDILDDRINLSFKFPDDFVLNDRIITMVLYAANKTMNTSTHDTDEGTSPREVVPLTSYVIHNKAVLRFD; translated from the coding sequence ATGTCTAATATTCTAATAATTCTCATTTCTTTAGCCTGTATTACAGACTTTCAAGAAGCGTTTTCCATTAATGGAACTTCTAGTTTGAAGATATTGCAGAGCTATGCATTATCCAAGATAAATACCGATCGATTGAATGTGGGGCTCAACCCTTTATCTCTAAGCGATAATAAGGCTGCTCAATATCATGCATCTGAAATACTACAATCAGAGATTTTATCCCATTGGAGCAAGAACGGGTTGAAACCCTATATGCTGTATTCTTTACATAATGGCACAGGTTACGTACAGCAAAACATTGGTCAAATAAGCTATATCAATACCGATGATGTCATGAAAGGAATGACATCTCATTCTTTTTGTACCAGTGATTCAAGATTATACTGTGAGCCACTAGATCCTTTTGATGCAATTGATAAGCTAGAAAACTCTATGATGTTCGATGATTTCTTGTGCTGTCACGATGGTCATAAAAACAATATTTTGAACAAACTTCATACAAATGTAAGTATTGGGATAGCCTTTAATGAATATTATTTTGTTCTCGTTCAGAATTTTGAAAACAATTATCTGAGATATAATCTTTCAAATGAAAACGATGAGTATTTATTGGAAGCAAAAATGCTTGATCCAAAAAAAAATCTGCAATTAAGTCACATTTCATTCTATATTGACAACTTACCTAATGAGAGGGAGTACGAAGTGAACAAAAATAAATTAAACTATAGCATGGGGGACCTGGGACTAATCGTAAGTAAACCTTTAGAATTTTATGAACAGTATGTTCAACCAGAATCTTATCGTATAATTGAGGCGGAAAATTGGGATATTCTTGATGACAGAATAAATCTCTCATTTAAATTTCCTGACGATTTCGTTTTAAATGACAGGATAATTACCATGGTATTGTACGCCGCTAATAAGACTATGAATACTTCAACTCATGACACTGATGAAGGGACTTCTCCAAGAGAAGTAGTCCCCCTAACTTCATACGTCATCCACAATAAAGCTGTTCTGCGATTTGACTAG